From uncultured Pseudodesulfovibrio sp.:
CTGGTTACATTCCCACCAATTCCGACAGCCGTAGCAGTGTCCCCGGCCCTCCACTCCTGCCGCCACTTACCTCGGGCGTACCAAACATGAACTTTCACACCCGGATAATTCGGAAAGGCCATCTCCGCTTCCCAAGATCGCATAGGGCCATATTGTTTTTTTAAGGAGCCGATCAGTTCGTCGTCGTCAGGAGTAAATGCAGCCACTGGCAAAGCGATCAACACAACAAAAAAAACGACGACAATAGCGGACAAACGTTTCATCATGCTTCTTTCCCACCACAAGGCAACAGTTCCAACAGCCGCTTGACAAGATCATCCCTGAGCTCTTCGTCATGAAGAGCAAAATAAATATTGGCCGTCAGGTACTCTACCCAGTCGCCCGCATCAAAACGCTGACCACCCAATTTTACAGCGATAAGCTTGTCCTGATCTGCCAACCCCTGCAATGCGTCGGTCAGCTGAATTTCTCCGCCAACCCCGGCTTTCTGCCCTTCAAGAATATCAAAAATTTCAGGGAGCAACACATATCTACCGATAATTGCCAAATTGGATGGAGCCTCTTCCTTAGACGGCTTTTCTACCAAATTGGTCACACGATAGGTGCCATCTTCCAATTCTTCACCCTTGATCACCCCGTATCGACTAACTTTCTCTTCCGGCACTTCGATCACGCCGACCACGGCCTTGCCGGTAGCCTTTGCCGCACGGAGCAATTCTCCTATGCCAGTGTCCACACCAAACATGAGGTCATCACCGAGCATGACAGCAAAAGGTTCATTCTTGCAAATTTCACGAGCCGAAAGAACGGCATGGCCCAACCCAAGCTGTTCTTTCTGACGAACGCCAATGACATTGACCAAAGAAGCGACTCGCTTGACTTCTTCAAGCATCTCATCCTTGCCCGCTCGCTCCAAAAGCTGTTCCAACAAAAAGTTGCGATCAAAATGATCTTCAATGATGGTCTTATTCTGGTTGGTGATGAAAACAACATCAGTCAACCCGGCATCAATGCCTTCCTCCACTATATATTGCACAATGGGCTTGCGAAAAATAGGCAACATTTCCTTGGGAACATTCTTGGTAGCCGGGAGTGAACGCGTGCCCCAACCAGCAACAGGTATGACGGCTTTCTTGATTTCCATGGGACTCTTCCTTGAAAAAAGCTGTTTATTTCAAATGTTTTTCACAGGCTTCAACAATATCACCAGCGTACAATTCTACTTTATCACTGTCTGGCCCTTCCACCATAACTCGACAGACAGCCTCGGTTCCAGAGTAACGAAGTAAAACACGCCCTTTGCCTTTGAGAGCCTCTTCGACCTTGCGAACGGCTTTTTGCACTTCAGGAGCATCATCAAACGGGATTTTCCGTTTCACATGAACATTTTTAAGGATCTGGGGGAAGGGTTCAAGCAAACCGGCCAATTCTGACAAAGGCCTATCTTTTTCCCGCATGAGACGAAGCAATTGCAATGCAGCCAATAGTCCATCGCCCGTCGTAGAATGCTCCATATAAATAAGATGCCCTGATTGTTCGCCCCCGAGCATGGCTCCTTCGCGGCGCATGGCCTCAACCACGTAACGATCACCTACATCTGTTCGTAACAATGTGCCGCCATGATCCTTCATAAACAACTCAAGCGCCATATTGCTCATGACCGTGGACACAAGCATATTCTTGGGCAAGGTTCCCTTTTCCAAAAGTTCCAAAGCAGACAACGCCATGATCTGATCGCCATCCAGAATACGACCATTCTCGTCACAAACAATAAGCCGATCAGCGTCGCCGTCCAAAGCGATGCCCATATCAGCCTTTTCTTGAATAACAACACTGGAAATGACTTCGGGATACAACGATCCACACTTCTGATTGATATTCAAACCATCGGGTTCAACACCAATCCTGATTACCTCGGCTCCCAATTCTTCAAGAACCTTGGGCGCGACACCATAGGCAGCACCGTGCGCACAATCGAGAACAATTTTGACGCCATC
This genomic window contains:
- the galU gene encoding UTP--glucose-1-phosphate uridylyltransferase GalU; its protein translation is MEIKKAVIPVAGWGTRSLPATKNVPKEMLPIFRKPIVQYIVEEGIDAGLTDVVFITNQNKTIIEDHFDRNFLLEQLLERAGKDEMLEEVKRVASLVNVIGVRQKEQLGLGHAVLSAREICKNEPFAVMLGDDLMFGVDTGIGELLRAAKATGKAVVGVIEVPEEKVSRYGVIKGEELEDGTYRVTNLVEKPSKEEAPSNLAIIGRYVLLPEIFDILEGQKAGVGGEIQLTDALQGLADQDKLIAVKLGGQRFDAGDWVEYLTANIYFALHDEELRDDLVKRLLELLPCGGKEA
- the glmM gene encoding phosphoglucosamine mutase is translated as MKQRLFGTDGLRGQGNIFPMTPEIALRLGLAAGQYFRNGSKRHRVVIGKDTRLSGYVFETALTSGLCANGMDVFLVGPMPTPAISFLTRNMRADLGVVISASHNPFMDNGIKFFDRSGFKLPDEVEDEISELVLNPETQWDYPAAEEVGRAQRITDAPGRYIVYLKNSFSQRLTLDGVKIVLDCAHGAAYGVAPKVLEELGAEVIRIGVEPDGLNINQKCGSLYPEVISSVVIQEKADMGIALDGDADRLIVCDENGRILDGDQIMALSALELLEKGTLPKNMLVSTVMSNMALELFMKDHGGTLLRTDVGDRYVVEAMRREGAMLGGEQSGHLIYMEHSTTGDGLLAALQLLRLMREKDRPLSELAGLLEPFPQILKNVHVKRKIPFDDAPEVQKAVRKVEEALKGKGRVLLRYSGTEAVCRVMVEGPDSDKVELYAGDIVEACEKHLK